In the Drosophila biarmipes strain raj3 chromosome X, RU_DBia_V1.1, whole genome shotgun sequence genome, one interval contains:
- the LOC108025953 gene encoding putative ATP-dependent RNA helicase SoYb: MKPLAELKVPSFTVEYQGTTFTYASPTFGEASFDFLAQTIRGRDPNTCRIILICQQNAEAEHLKSELAGRDVNTLLLEAADPMAHQVLLLWSKGYIHQALILCDAMLNHLEGLGVNFVIHTTLPPLKQFQERWEILSKSATKAEMLVITAQDKGTKISGKNIIKPETEKGETPTPLKREVKSEPEVPLPPQDPRPVVKMEPKHLQSLSAMDGQAQMVAFGKSLFYPTGSTSALETIPKSSHNSQLADNEDKTLEDFMEKFLKLSCDESTNQETSLLPRGKPSKHESSPETSPVADLRLWHTKRPMEASEVELQNFFGSCRLQSAPPPIVPPGESLSLELPPDLVGIDDTLSLDSFQTGEDSPLLDPLDDSLTAGGITAYNYGVLAWSRHLIVPCYDLGGVAGMSNATRSAIHQLGVAKSRAKAVQRFAWPHVSAGKPLIVVGNTQTGKTWCYLPTLCQRSHEELQRRPADDHGPTSIFVCANQSQGNQIGRWMDSLLRSLGNEAGLEAVVNHWDRANVADIAGRLSQPVGILLTSVDLLLQLLSHHSKKAPIFDGAAVKYIALDNLNDMVRLLPDITMKVIKRLPEMFDLGQNKCQLFVSGRNWLNDLMVQRILPLMPDVLILFDDALEASVYGGVELDTRIVPEEQKIERLVALFRDTNLVEERTVVVCSSADEVLLLRRRLDKKGIDVQTCISESCFPQVARWRRDCPACPLLVSDDVVSKLRCGYVVLLIHYSWSTSWMRFKHRFSLFYKNYKTVPPKQRGQSVIFAQETEVDTIWLMADFLLKHGLPRPTHLLDILAQRRLAEPLHPARLKLCRQLSAYGDCLRNSCQYRHLLWRQEVVPPDHYPTKGEIRFTVLACNSPAHLSVRLNDQFPTVAHFLGVPMTHLGQQVQRHYELEEHRHRHPSPVPGERVVVKNLNRYERAVVLDVEGGKVSVQLLDTSTEILSYNASQVYVCEKIFKDQPREAMEVRITGLEPGSLDRIWPEDVRNVVRNQFFSRTQNRRSREFSAVVQATIQETIFVRDVVDSEGNDLRSFVANRFRVYQEERCLDKLIRMVLSSEPKPCLISN; this comes from the exons ATGAAGCCCCTTGCAGAGCTCAAGGTGCCCAGCTTTACGGTGGAGTACCAGGGAACCACTTTCACGTACGCCAGCCCCACATTCGGAGAAGCCTCCTTCGACTTTCTGGCCCAAACGATCAGAGGAAGGGACCCGAACACATGCAGAATTATTTTGATCTGTCAGCAGAATGCCGAGGCCGAGCATCTGAAATCGGAGCTCGCCGGTCGCGATGTGAACACACTCCTCCTGGAGGCGGCCGACCCGATGGCCCACCAAGTGCTGCTCCTCTGGTCGAAGGGG TACATTCACCAAGCTCTGATCCTTTGCGATGCCATGCTTAATCATCTCGAGGGACTTGGGGTGAATTTCGTGATCCATACGACGCTGCCGCCGTTGAAACAGTTTCAGGAGCGTTGGGAGATCCTGAGCAAGTCGGCAACCAAAGCCGAAATGTTGGTGATAACTGCTCAAGACAAAGGAACAAAGATTTCtggtaaaaatattataaaaccaGAGACGGAAAAAGGGGAAACCCCAACCCCCCTCAAAAGGGAGGTCAAATCGGAACCGGAAGTGCCACTACCTCCTCAGGATCCAAGGCCTGTGGTCAAGATGGAACCCAAGCATCTTCAGAGCCTCAGCGCAATGGATGGTCAAGCGCAGATGGTGGCCTTTGGAAAATCGCTATTTTATCCAACAGGCTCTACCTCTGCCCTCGAGACAATCCCAAAATCGTCTCATAACTCCCAACTTGCTGATAATGAGGATAAGACCCTAGAAGACTTTATGGAAAAGTTCCTAAAACTGAGCTGCGATGAGTCCACAAATCAAGAAACTTCACTGCTTCCACGTGGCAAGCCTTCAAAACACGAATCCTCTCCAGAAACCTCTCCGGTGGCAGACCTGCGTTTGTGGCATACCAAACGACCAATGGAGGCTTCGGAAGTTGAGTTACAGAACTTCTTTGGGTCTTGCAGACTTCAAAGTGCTCCTCCGCCCATTGTGCCTCCTGGAGAGTCGCTCTCCCTGGAGCTGCCTCCAGATCTCGTTGGCATTGATGACACCCTCTCCCTGGATTCGTTCCAAACTGGGGAGGACTCTCCTCTGCTGGATCCCTTGGATGATTCACTCACTGCCGGCGGCATCACTGCCTATAACTATGGCGTTCTGGCCTGGAGTCGCCACCTGATCGTTCCGTGCTACGATCTGGGCGGAGTGGCGGGCATGAGCAACGCCACCAGGAGTGCCATACATCAGCTGGGTGTGGCCAAGTCGCGGGCCAAGGCCGTCCAGCGATTCGCCTGGCCACATGTCTCCGCGGGAAAGCCCCTCATCGTTGTGGGCAACACGCAGACCGGCAAGACGTGGTGCTATCTGCCCACCTTGTGCCAGCGCAGCCACGAGGAGCTGCAACGCCGTCCAGCGGACGACCATGGCCCCACCAGCATCTTTGTGTGCGCCAACCAATCGCAGGGCAACCAGATCGGCCGCTGGATGGACTCGCTCCTCCGCTCGCTGGGCAATGAGGCGGgcctggaggcggtggtcaaCCACTGGGACAGGGCCAATGTGGCGGACATCGCCGGCCGGCTCAGTCAGCCCGTGGGAATCCTGCTGACCAGCGTGGAcctgctgctccagctgctgtCGCATCACTCCAAGAAGGCGCCCATTTTCGATGGCGCAGCGGTGAAGTACATAGCCCTGGATAACCTGAATGACATGGTGCGCCTGCTGCCGGATATCACCATGAAGGTGATCAAACGTTTGCCCGAAATGTTCGACTTGGGCCAGAATAAGTGCCAACTCTTTGTCTCCGGACGGAATTGGCTGAATGACCTGATGGTGCAGCGCATCCTGCCGCTGATGCCCGATGTCCTCATCCTCTTCGACGACGCCTTGGAGGCCAGCGTCTATGGCGGCGTTGAGCTGGACACTAGGATAGTGCCGGAGGAGCAGAAGATCGAGCGCTTGGTGGCTCTCTTCAGGGACACCAATCTCGTCGAGGAGCGCACGGTTGTGGTCTGCTCGAGCGCAGACGAGGTGCTCCTTCTCCGCCGTAGGCTGGACAAGAAGGGGATAGACGTGCAGACCTGCATCTCGGAGTCGTGCTTCCCCCAAGTCGCCCGCTGGCGGCGGGATTGCCCGGCCTGCCCGCTCCTGGTCTCCGACGATGTGGTGTCGAAACTAAGATGTGGCTACGTAGTCCTGCTCATCCACTACAGCTGGTCCACCAGTTGGATGCGGTTCAAGCACCGCTTCAGCCTGTTCTACAAGAACTACAAGACGGTGCCACCAAAGCAGCGCGGTCAGTCCGTGATCTTCGCCCAGGAAACCGAAGTGGACACCATCTGGCTGATGGCCGACTTTCTGCTGAAGCACGGCCTTCCGAGGCCCACCCACTTGCTGGACATTCTGGCCCAGCGCCGCCTGGCAGAGCCACTGCACCCGGCCAGGCTTAAGCTCTGCCGCCAGCTGTCTGCCTACGGGGATTGCCTGAGGAACAGCTGCCAGTATCGTCATCTGCTGTGGCGGCAGGAGGTCGTGCCGCCGGATCACTACCCCACCAAGGGGGAGATTCGCTTCACGGTCCTGGCT TGCAACAGCCCAGCCCATCTATCCGTGCGTCTGAACGACCAGTTTCCCACAGTGGCCCACTTCCTCGGCGTTCCGATGACCCATCTGGGCCAGCAGGTGCAGCGCCACTACGAACTGGAGGAGCACCGACACCGGCATCCGAGTCCTGTGCCCGGCGAGAGGGTGGTGGTGAAGAACCTCAACCGCTACGAGCGGGCGGTCGTCCTGGACGTGGAGGGCGGCAAGGTCTCGGTGCAACTGCTGGACACGTCCACCGAGATCCTCAGCTACAACGCCAGCCAAGTGTACGTCTGCGAAAAGATCTTTAAG GACCAACCGAGGGAGGCGATGGAGGTGAGGATCACTGGCCTGGAGCCGGGCAGCCTGGACCGCATCTGGCCCGAGGACGTGCGCAATGTGGTGCGCAACCAGTTCTTCAGCCGCACGCAGAACAGACGGAGTCGCGAGTTCTCCGCCGTCGTGCAGGCCACCATCCAGGAGACCATCTTCGTGCGCGATGTGGTCGACAGCGAGGGCAACGACCTCCGCAGCTTCGTGGCAAATCGCTTCCGCGTCTATCAGGAGGAGCGCTGCCTGGACAAGCTCATCAGGATGGTCCTGAGCTCCGAGCCCAAGCCGTGCCTGATAAGCAATTAG